In one window of Juglans regia cultivar Chandler chromosome 3, Walnut 2.0, whole genome shotgun sequence DNA:
- the LOC108983050 gene encoding putative germin-like protein 2-1, producing MAKYPIFVLSLLALVCALAFAYEPSPLQDFCVADPTSPALVNGRACLDSKLAQADHFFLSGLNKAGNTSNALGSVVTPVTVGQIPGLNTFGIALARLDYAPWGLIPPHSHPRATEILTVLKGSLYVGFVTSNPENRLISKVLKKGDVFVFPVGLVHFQQNVGNGKAISLSALSSQNPGVITVASAVFGSKPPIGDDILAKAFQVDQSAINRFRAQF from the exons ATGGCCAAGTACCCCATTTTTGTATTGAGCTTGCTAGCCTTGGTTTGTGCTCTTGCCTTTGCATATGAACCTAGTCCTTTGCAGGACTTCTGCGTTGCAGACCCTACTAGCCCAG CTCTAGTCAACGGCCGTGCTTGCCTGGACTCTAAACTTGCACAGGCCGACCATTTCTTCCTCAGTGGACTAAACAAAGCTGGCAACACATCCAATGCTCTTGGCTCTGTTGTAACCCCAGTGACTGTGGGTCAAATTCCTGGACTGAACACATTTGGCATAGCACTGGCTCGCCTAGACTATGCACCCTGGGGACTCATCCCTCCTCACTCACACCCTCGGGCGACCGAGATTCTGACAGTCCTTAAAGGCAGCCTCTACGTTGGTTTTGTGACCTCTAATCCTGAGAACAGGCTCATCTCGAAGGTCCTCAAGAAGGGTGATGTGTTTGTCTTTCCAGTTGGACTTGTTCACTTCCAACAAAATGTGGGTAATGGAAAGGCCATCTCCCTCTCTGCTTTGAGCAGCCAAAACCCTGGTGTCATTACTGTTGCTAGTGCTGTTTTCGGATCAAAACCGCCCATTGGGGATGATATTCTCGCCAAGGCTTTCCAGGTGGACCAGTCTGCAATCAATCGTTTTCGAGCACAGTTCTAG